The Thermocrinis ruber genome has a window encoding:
- the carB gene encoding carbamoyl-phosphate synthase large subunit → MKVLILGSGPNRIGQGIEFDYACVQAIFALREEGVQTVMVNCNPETVSTDYDTADRLYFEPIVLENVLEIIRREKPDGLLIQFGGQTPLKLSIPLRNLKVPILGTDPESIDIAEDREKFRDLINQLGLKQPESLTARTKEEALRRAKDLGYPLLVRPSYVLGGRAMRIVYEEGELVEYLQEAVEVSYQRPILLDRYLSDSVEVDVDAIGDGEDFLIGAVMEHIEEAGVHSGDSAASIPPYTLGKDTVEEIKRQTRLIAKALKVKGLINLQFAVKDGEVYVLEVNPRASRTVPFVSKSIGYSLAKLAAKVCVGRKLRELVPEVFERLEKGDVHYCSDFLPKDWNYYTVKEVVFPWNRFPEVDPLLGPEMKSTGEVMGIDKKFGLAYYKAQLAAGSRLPTEGRVFISVADRDKPKVFELAKGFLDLGFEVLATAGTYRFLKERGLNVKQVLKVSEGRPNIVDMIKNGEVQAVINTPTGRRARSDAYHIRRATVQQGIPYTTTVRGGYAMLEAIRCYLEHNKSLEVYSLQEVFGEA, encoded by the coding sequence ATGAAAGTTCTCATCCTTGGCAGTGGTCCAAACCGAATAGGTCAGGGCATAGAGTTTGACTATGCCTGCGTTCAAGCCATATTTGCCCTAAGGGAAGAGGGTGTTCAAACGGTTATGGTAAATTGCAACCCGGAGACCGTCTCCACCGACTACGATACCGCAGACAGGCTGTATTTTGAGCCCATCGTCCTGGAAAATGTCCTTGAGATAATAAGGAGGGAAAAGCCTGACGGACTTCTGATCCAGTTTGGGGGACAAACACCCTTAAAGCTTTCCATACCTTTGAGGAACTTAAAAGTTCCCATCTTGGGCACAGACCCAGAGAGCATAGACATAGCAGAAGACAGGGAAAAGTTCAGGGATCTAATAAACCAACTGGGGTTAAAACAGCCAGAGAGCCTGACTGCAAGAACTAAAGAAGAAGCCCTGAGGCGTGCAAAGGATCTGGGCTACCCACTACTTGTGCGACCTTCCTATGTGCTCGGAGGCAGGGCCATGAGGATCGTCTATGAAGAGGGGGAGCTAGTTGAGTATTTGCAAGAGGCGGTGGAGGTTAGCTACCAAAGACCCATCCTTTTGGACAGGTATCTCTCCGACAGCGTGGAGGTGGATGTGGATGCCATCGGGGATGGTGAAGACTTTTTGATAGGTGCGGTTATGGAGCACATAGAGGAGGCTGGTGTCCATTCGGGAGATAGCGCCGCGTCTATTCCTCCCTACACCCTTGGAAAGGATACGGTGGAGGAGATAAAGAGGCAAACCAGACTAATAGCTAAAGCCCTGAAGGTAAAGGGGCTCATCAACCTCCAGTTTGCGGTAAAGGATGGAGAAGTGTATGTGTTGGAGGTTAATCCGAGGGCTTCTCGCACTGTGCCCTTTGTTAGCAAGAGTATAGGCTATTCTTTGGCAAAGCTTGCTGCCAAGGTGTGCGTGGGAAGAAAACTAAGGGAACTTGTGCCCGAGGTATTTGAAAGGCTTGAAAAAGGCGATGTCCATTACTGCAGTGATTTCCTGCCAAAGGATTGGAATTACTACACCGTTAAGGAAGTGGTTTTTCCATGGAACAGATTTCCTGAGGTGGACCCCCTTTTGGGTCCGGAGATGAAGAGCACGGGAGAGGTGATGGGCATAGACAAAAAGTTTGGTCTTGCCTATTACAAAGCCCAGCTTGCAGCTGGTAGTAGGTTGCCCACAGAGGGCAGAGTTTTCATAAGCGTGGCAGACAGAGACAAGCCCAAAGTGTTTGAGCTGGCAAAGGGGTTTTTGGACCTTGGTTTTGAGGTACTTGCAACCGCAGGAACCTACAGATTTTTAAAGGAAAGGGGGTTGAATGTTAAGCAGGTTTTAAAGGTCTCCGAGGGAAGACCAAACATAGTGGATATGATCAAAAACGGAGAGGTACAGGCAGTTATAAACACACCCACCGGCAGAAGGGCGAGGTCTGATGCCTACCACATCCGCAGGGCGACAGTCCAGCAGGGCATTCCCTACACCACCACCGTAAGAGGAGGCTATGCCATGCTAGAGGCAATAAGGTGCTATTTAGAACACAACAAAAGCCTTGAGGTCTATTCCCTGCAGGAGGTTTTTGGTGAAGCATAG
- a CDS encoding sigma-54-dependent Fis family transcriptional regulator gives MDFEVFENFFEGVLVIDQKLRVVYANPSAKEILGDKLKIGEGCRGLFSICESCPAKFVKEEGEGVQVYDVETASGRHVCWSMSFVKNAYFVETFRDVSNVVHCIVEAERQRAHKEAILNSIVEAILVVDKEGYVLEHNRIAHRMLCRQEEESLVGKNIKELIELSLEELPPEGERADVYVETPCGKQKASVLVSPMSSGFGYVVSLHPIQEVLSCTIGEENAIVFKSKAMQKVLELAQSVAEYDTNVLIEGETGTGKNLLAKYIHYLSPRRDKPFVKINCSAIPEGLLEAELFGYVKGAFTGAIKDKPGKVEMAEGGTLLLDEIGDMPLSLQAKILHLVQDKEFERLGDTKFRKANVRIIASTNKNLWELVQRGKFREDLYYRLSVIKITIPPLRDRREDIPILVEHFLQKFSKKYNRRIKGISPEAMKMLLSYPFYGNIRELENIIERAVITAKGSMIKVENLQLDHQGKEEEEKERIKRVLEQVGGNKSLAAKVLGIHRTTLWRKIREYGLENLV, from the coding sequence ATGGACTTTGAGGTCTTTGAAAACTTTTTTGAGGGGGTCCTTGTCATAGACCAAAAGTTAAGGGTTGTTTATGCAAACCCGTCTGCCAAAGAGATTTTAGGGGACAAGTTAAAAATAGGGGAAGGGTGCAGGGGGCTCTTTTCTATCTGCGAAAGCTGTCCTGCAAAGTTTGTAAAGGAGGAGGGAGAGGGTGTTCAGGTTTATGATGTGGAGACTGCCTCTGGCAGGCATGTGTGCTGGAGCATGAGCTTCGTAAAGAATGCCTACTTTGTGGAAACCTTCAGGGATGTTAGCAATGTGGTCCATTGCATAGTGGAGGCAGAAAGGCAAAGGGCACACAAGGAAGCCATACTCAACTCCATAGTGGAAGCAATACTCGTGGTGGATAAAGAGGGCTATGTGCTGGAGCACAACAGAATAGCCCATAGGATGCTATGTAGGCAAGAGGAAGAGAGCTTGGTAGGTAAGAACATAAAGGAGCTTATAGAACTCTCCTTGGAGGAGCTACCGCCGGAGGGTGAAAGGGCGGATGTTTATGTGGAAACACCCTGCGGAAAGCAGAAGGCTTCTGTGTTGGTGTCCCCCATGAGCTCCGGCTTTGGGTATGTGGTATCTTTGCATCCCATTCAGGAGGTGCTGAGCTGTACCATCGGGGAAGAAAACGCTATTGTTTTCAAAAGCAAGGCTATGCAAAAGGTCCTTGAGCTTGCCCAAAGCGTAGCTGAGTACGATACCAACGTGTTAATAGAGGGAGAGACGGGAACGGGTAAAAACCTTCTGGCTAAATACATACATTACCTTTCTCCCAGAAGGGACAAACCCTTTGTGAAGATCAACTGCAGTGCAATACCGGAGGGGCTCTTAGAGGCAGAACTTTTTGGCTACGTGAAGGGCGCATTCACCGGTGCCATAAAGGACAAACCCGGAAAGGTAGAAATGGCAGAGGGAGGAACGCTACTTTTGGATGAAATAGGAGACATGCCCCTGAGCCTTCAGGCAAAGATCTTGCATTTAGTTCAAGACAAGGAGTTTGAGAGACTCGGAGATACCAAATTTCGCAAAGCCAACGTCCGGATCATAGCCAGCACCAACAAAAACCTATGGGAACTGGTTCAAAGGGGCAAATTTAGGGAAGACCTATACTACAGGTTGAGTGTGATAAAAATAACCATTCCACCCCTGAGGGATAGAAGGGAGGACATTCCCATATTGGTGGAACACTTTCTTCAGAAGTTCTCCAAAAAATACAACAGAAGGATAAAGGGTATCTCCCCCGAGGCAATGAAAATGCTACTTTCTTATCCCTTTTACGGAAATATAAGGGAGCTGGAGAACATAATAGAGAGGGCGGTTATTACAGCAAAGGGTTCTATGATAAAGGTTGAGAACCTTCAGTTGGACCACCAGGGTAAGGAAGAAGAGGAAAAGGAGAGGATCAAAAGGGTTTTAGAGCAAGTGGGAGGAAACAAGAGCTTGGCGGCGAAAGTGCTTGGCATACACCGAACCACTCTCTGGCGTAAGATTAGGGAGTACGGTTTGGAAAATTTGGTATAA
- a CDS encoding HAD-IIA family hydrolase codes for MIDLDGVLVGDKKLNPIKGAKEFLEVLRSKGIPFRVVSNNSTRPPSEIVKILREKGLELEEERFVSPLKVLPKYLRSLSIKRVLLIGMEPVKRYLMEEGIEVVEDHQVQGVVVAQDRSLDFHKLRLAVSAVFLASAKIIPVNLSRIVKDDDGLYFPGAGSVALMLKHATNYPDELPNLGKPSKEFIDYALDGLEGEEVYLISDDIYTDLLGAKALGIKTIFMTTGKYTRDELKRANFEPDLTFDSLEELMEHFGLKSPF; via the coding sequence TTGATAGATCTTGACGGCGTCTTGGTAGGGGACAAAAAGCTTAACCCTATAAAGGGGGCAAAGGAGTTCCTTGAAGTATTAAGGTCTAAAGGTATCCCCTTTAGGGTAGTATCCAACAACTCCACAAGGCCACCCTCTGAAATCGTGAAGATTTTAAGGGAAAAGGGCTTAGAGTTGGAAGAGGAACGCTTTGTGAGCCCCCTTAAAGTTCTGCCAAAGTATCTGAGGTCCCTGAGCATCAAAAGGGTCTTACTGATAGGTATGGAACCAGTAAAGAGGTATCTTATGGAAGAGGGCATTGAAGTGGTTGAAGACCATCAGGTTCAAGGAGTCGTGGTAGCCCAGGACAGGAGCCTTGATTTTCATAAGCTAAGGCTGGCTGTCTCTGCGGTCTTTTTGGCATCCGCCAAGATCATTCCGGTGAACTTGAGCAGGATCGTAAAGGACGATGATGGGCTTTACTTCCCCGGTGCGGGCAGTGTGGCATTAATGCTAAAACATGCCACCAACTACCCGGATGAACTTCCAAACCTCGGAAAACCTTCAAAGGAGTTTATAGACTATGCCTTGGATGGGCTTGAGGGAGAGGAAGTTTATCTCATAAGCGATGACATATACACAGACCTCTTGGGTGCCAAAGCGTTAGGTATAAAGACCATCTTTATGACCACGGGCAAATATACAAGGGATGAGTTAAAAAGGGCGAACTTTGAGCCAGACCTTACCTTTGATAGCCTTGAGGAGTTGATGGAACATTTTGGGTTAAAATCTCCCTTTTAA
- the minD gene encoding septum site-determining protein MinD, whose amino-acid sequence MTKVFVVTSGKGGVGKTTITANLSVALAKMEKKVLCIDADIGLRNLDMILGLENRIVYDVLDVLEGRVDFQKALVKDKRGFSLWLLPANQTKNKDAVDPEKWLKLVEDIKSLGQYDYIFIDSPAGIERGFQIASSPADSALVVVNPEVSSVRDADRIIGLLENMGKTDYKLIINRIRWDAVEKGQMLSVEDIVEILRAPLLGVVPEEPKLVDFTNRGEPIVLEDYPASRALMDIARRIAGEDVPMVYHGQKKGLLERLFGRWQ is encoded by the coding sequence ATGACAAAGGTTTTTGTGGTTACATCGGGCAAAGGCGGTGTAGGAAAGACAACCATAACCGCCAACCTCTCAGTAGCCCTTGCAAAAATGGAAAAGAAGGTCCTATGCATTGATGCAGACATAGGACTTAGAAACCTTGACATGATCCTGGGCTTGGAAAACAGGATTGTCTATGATGTGCTGGATGTCCTTGAGGGAAGGGTAGATTTTCAAAAGGCTTTGGTCAAGGACAAAAGGGGTTTTAGCCTGTGGCTTTTGCCCGCCAACCAAACCAAAAACAAGGACGCTGTAGACCCAGAAAAGTGGCTAAAGCTCGTTGAGGATATAAAAAGTTTAGGGCAGTACGATTACATATTCATAGACTCTCCCGCTGGAATAGAGAGGGGCTTTCAGATCGCATCTTCCCCCGCGGACAGTGCCTTGGTGGTGGTAAATCCTGAAGTATCCTCTGTAAGAGATGCGGATAGGATCATAGGACTGTTGGAAAACATGGGAAAGACCGACTACAAGCTGATAATAAACCGGATAAGATGGGACGCAGTGGAAAAGGGTCAAATGCTTTCTGTGGAGGATATAGTGGAAATCCTAAGGGCACCTCTCTTAGGTGTTGTGCCTGAAGAACCAAAGCTTGTGGATTTTACCAACAGAGGAGAACCTATTGTTTTGGAAGACTATCCTGCGTCAAGGGCACTCATGGATATAGCAAGGAGAATAGCGGGAGAAGATGTCCCCATGGTATATCATGGACAGAAGAAGGGACTACTTGAAAGGCTGTTTGGGAGATGGCAATGA
- the minC gene encoding septum site-determining protein MinC gives MIEIKGITLPVLLIRISEGAEESVVFEQLEKLLNSKLSEGAYFLVEGNSPLVKKVEEFLTKKNVRNIKKLEKALEKRAPEPRLLVIEKHLRSGQRIEHNGDVLVLGNVNKDAQVVATGNIIVMGTLRGIAIAGALGDESAVVVALRMEPQQIRIGRKIAISNEEERISPGYPEIARVENGAIILERV, from the coding sequence ATGATTGAGATAAAGGGCATAACTCTGCCAGTGCTATTGATCAGGATCTCCGAGGGGGCTGAGGAATCTGTAGTTTTTGAACAGTTAGAAAAATTACTCAACTCTAAACTCTCTGAGGGTGCCTACTTCTTAGTGGAGGGGAACTCCCCCTTGGTAAAGAAAGTTGAAGAGTTTTTAACAAAGAAGAACGTAAGGAACATTAAGAAGCTTGAAAAGGCTTTAGAAAAGAGGGCTCCGGAGCCAAGGCTCTTGGTTATAGAAAAGCATCTCAGGTCGGGGCAAAGGATAGAGCACAATGGGGATGTGTTAGTGCTTGGGAATGTGAATAAGGACGCACAAGTCGTGGCCACGGGAAACATAATAGTTATGGGTACTCTCAGAGGCATTGCTATAGCTGGAGCTCTCGGAGATGAAAGCGCGGTGGTGGTAGCCTTACGGATGGAACCCCAGCAGATAAGAATAGGTAGAAAGATCGCCATATCTAACGAGGAAGAGAGGATATCTCCCGGTTATCCTGAGATTGCGAGAGTGGAAAATGGTGCTATAATTCTTGAAAGGGTATAA
- the minE gene encoding cell division topological specificity factor MinE yields MILDFLFGRSNSKDEAKRRLTLVLAYERKGLPPNFVERLRDDLVCVFSKYSQFDVNKIEVDIKKEREGFEELWISIPFKQ; encoded by the coding sequence ATGATCTTGGACTTTTTATTTGGACGCAGTAATAGCAAAGATGAGGCAAAGAGGAGGCTTACCCTCGTGCTTGCCTACGAAAGGAAAGGACTACCACCCAATTTTGTAGAAAGGCTTAGGGATGACCTGGTGTGTGTTTTCTCCAAATATTCCCAGTTTGATGTTAATAAGATTGAAGTAGATATAAAAAAAGAAAGGGAGGGCTTTGAAGAGCTCTGGATCAGCATACCCTTCAAGCAATGA